A DNA window from Thermosynechococcaceae cyanobacterium Okahandja contains the following coding sequences:
- a CDS encoding DUF2256 domain-containing protein — protein MAKQRRKADLPTKVCPVCGRPFQWRKKWADCWDQVKYCSERCRRRRQTHPTTHPT, from the coding sequence ATGGCCAAGCAACGCCGCAAGGCTGACTTACCCACCAAAGTGTGCCCTGTGTGTGGTCGCCCCTTTCAGTGGCGCAAAAAATGGGCGGACTGCTGGGATCAAGTCAAATACTGCTCTGAGCGGTGCCGTCGCCGTCGCCAGACCCATCCTACTACCCATCCTACTTAA
- a CDS encoding phosphotransacetylase family protein, whose product MPKHLIIASMMAYSGKSATILGLAKLLRDRQLKVGYGKPLGTCQPNAETEETEADVWFVQHTLNLPTVRPTLLTLTPETILARLTGQDQTNYQQALAAYQTDNGEDVVLLEGPATLAEGRLFDLGLGEMAQALDAPILLVVRYESPLVVESILLAKSELGDRLLGVIINDIPDAEHEPLAAIRQYLEAREVPVFGLLPRSQLLRSVSVHELVRQLGAEVLCRPDRLDLLVEELTIGAMNVSAALKYFRKGNNMAVITGGDRTDIQWAALETSTHCLILTGHLPPSPAILARAEELEIPILSVDLDTLTAVEIVDRAFGQVRLHEVAKVKCVEQLMQEHVDGDRLLSHLGLIPVGT is encoded by the coding sequence GTGCCGAAACACCTAATTATTGCATCGATGATGGCTTACAGCGGTAAGTCAGCCACTATTTTGGGGTTAGCTAAGCTCCTGCGCGATCGCCAGCTTAAGGTGGGCTATGGCAAGCCCCTCGGCACCTGTCAACCCAATGCCGAAACGGAAGAGACGGAAGCAGATGTGTGGTTTGTGCAGCATACCCTCAACCTCCCCACCGTTCGCCCCACGCTTTTGACCTTGACTCCCGAGACTATCTTGGCGCGCCTGACGGGGCAAGATCAAACGAATTATCAACAGGCCTTAGCGGCTTACCAAACCGATAATGGCGAAGATGTAGTGCTCTTAGAAGGGCCGGCCACCCTAGCAGAGGGGCGGCTGTTTGATCTGGGGCTAGGAGAAATGGCTCAGGCTCTTGATGCGCCCATTCTGTTGGTGGTGCGGTACGAGTCTCCCTTGGTAGTGGAGTCAATTCTGTTGGCCAAGTCGGAACTGGGCGATCGCCTGCTGGGGGTCATTATCAATGATATTCCCGATGCTGAGCACGAACCCCTTGCCGCCATTCGGCAATACCTTGAAGCACGGGAGGTGCCGGTATTTGGGTTGCTCCCCCGCAGTCAGTTACTCCGCAGTGTTAGTGTCCATGAACTGGTGCGGCAGTTGGGTGCGGAGGTGCTGTGTCGGCCCGATCGCCTCGATCTGCTGGTGGAAGAGCTAACCATTGGCGCGATGAATGTCAGTGCTGCCCTAAAATACTTCCGCAAAGGGAATAATATGGCGGTGATTACGGGGGGCGATCGCACCGATATTCAGTGGGCGGCGCTGGAAACCTCGACCCATTGCCTAATTCTTACGGGTCATCTGCCACCCTCTCCAGCAATTCTAGCGCGGGCGGAGGAGTTGGAAATTCCCATTCTCTCGGTGGACCTAGATACCCTCACGGCAGTGGAAATTGTGGATCGGGCGTTTGGACAGGTGCGGCTGCACGAAGTAGCCAAAGTCAAGTGCGTTGAGCAACTGATGCAGGAGCACGTGGATGGCGATCGCCTCCTGAGCCACCTAGGGCTGATCCCGGTTGGCACCTGA
- a CDS encoding OFA family MFS transporter: protein MSVESFTVTLFGLRAQRGRWLLIPIGMVLLLCLGTVYSWSVFRTPLAHELQLNATSSLLPYATALVFYATLMPITGYYLRRWGSRAVTVIGGILVTAGYLGASVANSALALTLSYGVVVGTGVGMVYGVPMAVVAAWFPDRKGLAVGATIVGFGLSPLITAPLANRLIEALSVRTTLQILGVAFGLIIATGALWMRFPPAAWQGVVAPRHGTVAPVSYPPRLLRSRSFYGLWSCYALGSFIGLSSIGISGAVAQEVIGLTPTAAAASVSLFAVFNGLSRPLMGWLGDRCRPSHVAMAIFTCTLVAALLMTHAQSGDQWPFRIAFSLLWFCLGGWLAMAPTFTLRFFNPADYAKNYGLVFTAYGVGALLGTLVSGQLRDRLGSYTAVFYLMASLGVMGILLAATLLKPDRSASGANRDQP from the coding sequence ATGTCTGTTGAGAGTTTCACGGTAACGCTTTTTGGCCTGCGGGCGCAGCGGGGTCGCTGGCTACTGATTCCCATTGGTATGGTGCTCCTGCTGTGCTTGGGTACGGTTTACAGTTGGAGTGTGTTCCGTACGCCCCTTGCCCATGAACTGCAACTGAATGCCACCAGCAGTTTATTGCCCTACGCTACGGCTCTAGTGTTCTACGCCACCCTCATGCCCATTACGGGCTATTACTTACGGCGCTGGGGGAGTCGTGCTGTGACGGTCATCGGTGGCATCTTGGTGACCGCTGGCTATTTGGGGGCAAGTGTGGCCAACTCCGCACTGGCATTGACCCTCAGCTATGGCGTGGTTGTAGGTACGGGGGTAGGGATGGTCTATGGCGTACCGATGGCGGTGGTGGCGGCGTGGTTTCCAGATCGCAAAGGGTTGGCGGTGGGGGCAACCATTGTTGGTTTTGGTTTGTCTCCGTTGATTACTGCTCCCTTGGCCAATCGCTTGATCGAGGCGTTGAGTGTCCGCACGACGCTGCAAATTCTTGGTGTGGCCTTTGGTCTCATTATTGCCACGGGTGCCCTCTGGATGCGGTTTCCACCAGCGGCATGGCAAGGGGTGGTTGCGCCAAGGCATGGCACAGTGGCTCCGGTATCCTACCCGCCACGGTTGCTCAGAAGTCGCTCTTTTTATGGATTGTGGAGTTGCTATGCCCTAGGCAGCTTTATTGGCCTGAGTAGCATTGGCATCTCTGGGGCGGTGGCGCAGGAGGTGATTGGTCTAACGCCAACGGCAGCGGCGGCCAGTGTCTCTCTCTTTGCGGTCTTTAATGGCCTGAGTCGCCCCTTAATGGGGTGGTTAGGGGATCGCTGCCGCCCTAGCCATGTGGCCATGGCCATCTTTACCTGTACCTTGGTGGCGGCCCTGCTGATGACCCATGCCCAAAGTGGGGATCAATGGCCCTTTCGGATTGCCTTTTCGCTGTTGTGGTTTTGCCTAGGGGGCTGGCTGGCCATGGCACCGACGTTTACACTGCGCTTTTTTAACCCGGCAGACTACGCCAAGAACTATGGCCTCGTGTTTACCGCCTACGGGGTAGGGGCGTTGCTGGGTACGTTGGTCAGCGGTCAACTGCGGGATCGCTTGGGTAGTTATACGGCGGTGTTTTACCTGATGGCTAGTCTAGGGGTGATGGGCATTCTCCTTGCGGCTACGCTGCTCAAGCCGGATCGCTCTGCTTCAGGTGCCAACCGGGATCAGCCCTAG
- a CDS encoding transposase: protein MVTRRQTFRLYPNKAQEKALFAARRLHCYLYNACISHRQFEYKRHRKLISYLDQQNLLPEFKAEWPEFAMLHSQALQSTVKRVDLAYQLFFKGLHGKPKFKSIRNYSGWGYPAKSGWKVDSTGKHGTVKLNDLGITVKMRGKAKHWGTPTTLTIVYKPSRRQWFASFTVEVDTPAPKFGSESELSYQSIVAYDLGTETALTLFDGSNFEEIENPRFTHKNEEQVRKVAKQKRRKRAPKKGVKASRRWRKINKRESNLNAKVARQRTDWQHKVTSEIARRYDIGVTEKLNTKGMTRAAKKGSQRRKQKAGLNKSILSVGFGTLNRMLSYKIEEKGGLVLQLPTREIKPSQRCPKCGAIHKEWAELSNRHHVCSDCGFEISRDRGSAMVMYKVATNQQPGVGTSLVSLGCLSSTSETRKHTGSMKQLGQKKRRKSSATVESGVLETPSACAVG from the coding sequence GTGGTAACGAGAAGACAGACATTTCGACTGTATCCAAACAAGGCGCAAGAAAAAGCCTTGTTTGCGGCACGTCGTTTGCACTGTTATCTCTACAATGCTTGTATCTCGCATCGTCAATTCGAGTATAAGCGCCATCGCAAGTTGATTAGCTACCTTGACCAGCAAAATCTCCTACCCGAATTCAAGGCGGAATGGCCAGAATTTGCAATGCTGCACTCGCAAGCACTGCAATCAACAGTGAAACGAGTTGATTTGGCATACCAGTTATTCTTCAAGGGATTGCACGGTAAGCCAAAATTCAAATCGATTCGCAATTACTCAGGATGGGGGTATCCTGCAAAGTCTGGATGGAAAGTTGACAGCACTGGCAAGCATGGAACGGTGAAGCTGAATGATTTGGGTATCACCGTCAAGATGCGCGGCAAGGCAAAACATTGGGGGACTCCAACAACCCTAACCATTGTTTACAAGCCGTCTAGGCGCCAGTGGTTTGCATCCTTCACTGTTGAGGTTGATACCCCCGCACCGAAGTTTGGCTCTGAGTCTGAACTGTCGTATCAGTCGATTGTGGCCTATGACTTGGGGACTGAAACGGCTCTGACGTTGTTTGATGGGTCTAACTTTGAGGAAATCGAAAATCCTCGTTTCACCCATAAAAATGAAGAGCAAGTTCGCAAAGTTGCCAAACAAAAACGACGGAAACGCGCCCCAAAGAAAGGGGTCAAGGCTTCCCGTCGTTGGCGGAAAATCAACAAACGGGAATCTAATCTAAACGCTAAGGTTGCACGTCAGCGTACAGACTGGCAACACAAAGTCACTTCAGAGATTGCACGTCGTTATGACATCGGAGTGACTGAAAAGCTGAATACGAAAGGGATGACCCGTGCTGCAAAGAAAGGAAGTCAGCGGAGGAAGCAAAAAGCAGGACTCAACAAATCGATTCTCTCGGTCGGTTTTGGGACTCTCAACAGGATGCTCTCGTACAAGATTGAGGAGAAAGGTGGGTTGGTGTTGCAGCTTCCAACACGGGAAATCAAACCATCGCAGCGTTGTCCTAAGTGTGGAGCAATTCACAAAGAATGGGCTGAACTTAGCAATCGTCATCACGTTTGTTCTGACTGTGGTTTTGAGATTTCTAGGGACAGGGGGTCTGCGATGGTGATGTACAAGGTTGCAACGAATCAGCAACCGGGGGTTGGAACGTCCCTCGTTAGTCTTGGATGTCTTAGCTCTACTTCAGAGACCCGTAAGCATACGGGTTCGATGAAGCAACTAGGGCAGAAGAAGAGACGGAAATCCTCTGCTACGGTGGAATCTGGGGTCTTAGAAACCCCATCTGCCTGTGCGGTGGGGTAG
- a CDS encoding GTP-binding protein — protein MSVPTPTTAATMEALKHGLPVTIITGFLGSGKTTLLNHILTNQEGLKTAVLVNEFGEIGIDNELLVASDDGMVELNNGCVCCTINNDLINAVYRVLERQDKVDYLVVETTGLADPLPVALTFLGTDLRDLTRLDSIITVVDAENFSLDLFNSSAAQSQIAYGDIILLNKADLVSEERLNQLEARIREMREGARLIRTVKAQVPLPLILSVGLFQSDRYFQPEPASHDHDHSEHECDEHCDHPEHDHHHHGHPHSNHLEEDGFTSVSFQSDRPFELRKFQYFLDHQLPESVFRAKGILWFKESPRRHIFHLSGKRFSLDDEDWKGTPKNQLVLIGQNLDHPTLLAQLAECVLPAEAVVS, from the coding sequence ATGTCTGTGCCAACCCCGACTACCGCCGCAACGATGGAGGCTCTTAAGCACGGTTTGCCCGTGACCATCATTACCGGCTTTTTGGGCAGTGGCAAAACTACCCTCTTAAACCATATCCTCACCAATCAGGAGGGCTTAAAGACCGCTGTCCTAGTAAATGAGTTTGGTGAAATTGGCATTGACAACGAGCTACTGGTGGCCAGTGACGATGGCATGGTGGAGCTCAATAATGGCTGTGTGTGCTGCACCATCAACAACGACCTCATTAATGCCGTCTATCGCGTCCTAGAGCGGCAGGACAAGGTGGACTATCTGGTGGTGGAAACCACCGGGTTGGCGGATCCGCTGCCGGTTGCCCTGACATTTTTGGGCACCGATCTGCGCGACCTTACCCGGCTCGACTCCATTATCACGGTGGTGGATGCCGAAAACTTTAGCCTTGATCTGTTTAATAGCAGTGCGGCTCAAAGCCAAATTGCCTACGGGGATATTATCCTCCTCAACAAGGCCGACTTGGTGAGCGAGGAACGCCTGAATCAGTTGGAAGCTCGAATTCGTGAAATGCGGGAAGGGGCGCGCCTTATCCGCACCGTCAAGGCTCAAGTGCCTCTGCCCCTGATCCTCAGTGTGGGGCTGTTCCAGAGCGATCGCTACTTTCAGCCAGAGCCAGCCAGCCACGATCACGACCATTCCGAGCATGAGTGTGATGAGCACTGCGATCATCCCGAGCATGATCATCATCACCACGGCCACCCTCACTCGAATCATCTGGAGGAGGATGGCTTTACCTCCGTCTCCTTCCAGAGCGATCGCCCCTTTGAATTACGTAAGTTTCAGTATTTTCTCGATCACCAACTGCCGGAGTCGGTCTTTCGCGCCAAGGGCATTCTTTGGTTTAAGGAAAGCCCACGCCGTCACATCTTTCACCTCAGCGGCAAACGGTTTAGCCTTGATGACGAAGACTGGAAAGGCACCCCTAAAAATCAGCTCGTTCTGATTGGCCAGAACCTTGATCATCCTACTTTGCTGGCACAGTTGGCTGAATGTGTTCTGCCAGCGGAGGCAGTGGTTAGCTAG